The segment GGATGATCCTTCAATGGACTTTTAGATGCATGAGAGGAGTCGTTTAGCTGGCGCGAGTATCTCTTGCACGTGCAGGATGTGACAGCGGTGATCTTGTAGGTGCGCGTGCTGCCGTCCTGGCACTGCAGTTTGATGCGCTGGGTGCGCGTGCGGTCAGTGACGCAACGCCACTCTTGTGCGTCCCGTCGGTTCCAGTAGTGACCGCCACCAATCCAGTTGGGCAGAAGGTGTGTGGGGAGACACTCCCCGGCACATACTAACTCTTTCACGGGGTTCACACTGGTACATTGGCCGTCAGATATGTATTTAGTGGATCTTAGCTCCCTGCAACCGACCTGGTGCTGTTCTGCAAAGGAAAGAAAACGAGcaaaatttaaaacaaagatgAGTGATTACAGCAAGAGCGCTTATGCATGAATTATTAACTATAATAACAGTTTTACTACGTTAGTAAAACCATAACCACCGCTTTAGCAGAAACTTCAGTTTAACCATAATATTTGTAGCAAAACTATACTATGCAATGGAAATATCATTGTTACTATTTTACTATAATACAAtcatggttcattttcataaggttGTCTAAGACATTCCTAAGTCATATAGTAACGCAACAGTTGAGTAATAGCCTAATTACAGCTTCACAATATAAtttacacacattcacacacagttATGTAAAAAGATGAGCATTAATAGCAACTATATGTTTTTGAAAAGCAACACCCGCAAGCATATGGAAACTTGAAACATAACAAGTAAAATACCCACCGGTTTGGTCTCTAGGGTCCGCGCGTCTCCCTCCGTTGCGTGCTCGATTTAAAGAGGCATTATTTGGAGTCTCGTGGGAGTCTGAAAGCACGCGCCCGTGAAACGCTTCAGTGGCGTCGTTTTTGAAAGCATGACAGCTTTTCATCAGAAAGCAGAGCAGAAACAGCAGCTGATATTCGCATGTGTTCAGGGGCATTGCAGTGGTGTTTGGGTCACAGTCTCTTTGAAAGTTTAGggaataataatatatt is part of the Triplophysa rosa linkage group LG16, Trosa_1v2, whole genome shotgun sequence genome and harbors:
- the sostdc1b gene encoding sclerostin domain-containing protein 1b gives rise to the protein MPLNTCEYQLLFLLCFLMKSCHAFKNDATEAFHGRVLSDSHETPNNASLNRARNGGRRADPRDQTEQHQVGCRELRSTKYISDGQCTSVNPVKELVCAGECLPTHLLPNWIGGGHYWNRRDAQEWRCVTDRTRTQRIKLQCQDGSTRTYKITAVTSCTCKRYSRQLNDSSHASKSPLKDHPLQNPKKKKSRNKNAKPNLK